In the Candidatus Omnitrophota bacterium genome, CCGCCCGGTCCCAACCCCCGGGGTTGGCAAAGGTAACCAAGAGAAGCGGTTACCAACCCCGGGGGGTGGATGTGGCTCCCCCCTTCACGAACCGCTTGACTTTAAAAACAAACTGTGATAATTTGTCCCTATTCTTAGAACCACCTGAGCTTTGCCACCATAGGCCCCGTGGATGACCCGGGGCGTTTTTACTGAATCTCTTAGAGAAAGGCAGTGCATCATGTCCAAAATCAAACAGGTCAAGGCCCGTCAGATCCTCGACTCCCGCGGTAACCCCACCGTAGAGGTGGATGTTGTCCTCGAGTCCGGCGTTCTGGGCCGCGCCGCTGTCCCGTCAGGCGCCTCCACAGGCGAGCACGAAGCCATCGAGCTGCGCGACGGCGACAAGTCCAAGTATATGGGCAAAGGCGTTCTCAAGGCCGTCAATAACGTCAACACCACCATCGCCAAGGCCGTCATTGGCCATGAAGCCGACTTCCGCGCCATTGACAAGATCTCCATCGCCCTGGACGGCACCGAAAATAAGGGCAAACTCGGCGCCAACGCGATCCTGGGCGTGTCCCTGGCCGTGGCCAAAGCCGCCGCCATCGAAGAGAAAAAGCCGCTTTACTTTTATCTGGGCGGCAAAGACGCCAATATCCTCCCGGTCCCGCTCATGAACATCCTGAACGGCGGCGCGCA is a window encoding:
- the eno gene encoding phosphopyruvate hydratase (catalyzes the formation of phosphoenolpyruvate from 2-phospho-D-glycerate in glycolysis); this encodes MSKIKQVKARQILDSRGNPTVEVDVVLESGVLGRAAVPSGASTGEHEAIELRDGDKSKYMGKGVLKAVNNVNTTIAKAVIGHEADFRAIDKISIALDGTENKGKLGANAILGVSLAVAKAAAIEEKKPLYFYLGGKDANILPVPLMNILNGGAHADNNVDFQEFMVAPVGAVDFPEALRMGVEIFHALKKVLSEQGKSTAVGDEGGFAPDLAT